The Catenuloplanes niger genome includes a window with the following:
- a CDS encoding L-rhamnose mutarotase — MPRYCFELHVKPDRIDEYVARHRAVWPDMLAALRDTGWRNYSLFLRPDGLLIGYVEADDLAAAQAAMARTEVNARWQSEMSEFFTGIDGRPPDEGFVLLTEVFNLDDQLASITEK; from the coding sequence GTGCCACGGTACTGCTTCGAACTGCACGTCAAGCCGGATCGCATCGACGAGTACGTGGCGCGGCACCGGGCCGTCTGGCCGGACATGCTGGCCGCGCTGCGGGACACCGGCTGGCGCAACTACTCCCTGTTCCTGCGCCCGGACGGGCTCCTCATCGGATACGTCGAGGCCGACGACCTGGCCGCGGCGCAGGCCGCGATGGCACGGACCGAGGTCAACGCGCGCTGGCAGTCGGAGATGTCGGAGTTCTTCACCGGCATCGACGGCCGGCCGCCGGACGAGGGGTTCGTGCTGCTGACCGAGGTGTTCAACCTGGACGACCAGCTGGCGTCCATCACGGAGAAGTGA
- the rhaS gene encoding rhamnose ABC transporter substrate-binding protein, giving the protein MRIHTTRALAVATASLLTLGIAACGGTSKGDDNGAAGPASTATADPNAAIKEGLKIAFLPKQLNNPYSDVLAGGGEVAVGELKGEYKLVGPNDAAASSQVSYINTLIQQQQDVIGIAANDPNAVCPSLQQARQAGIKIVSFDSDASKDCRDVFINQATTQGIGESLAKMANELAGGEGEIAILSATPNATNQNAWIKVVEEELKKPEYSKLKLVKTVYGNDEDQKSFQEAQGLLQSYPNLKVIVSPTTVGIAAAARYVSSSNYKGKVAITGLGLPNQMREYVKDGTVAKFALWVPSDIGYLAAYAGAALASGRITGAEGEKFTAGKLGEYTIAKDGEIVLGPPTEFTAQNIDQFDF; this is encoded by the coding sequence ATGAGGATCCACACCACGCGCGCGCTGGCCGTGGCCACCGCGTCGCTGCTGACGCTGGGCATCGCCGCGTGCGGCGGCACCAGCAAGGGCGACGACAACGGCGCGGCCGGCCCGGCGTCCACCGCGACCGCCGACCCGAACGCCGCGATCAAGGAGGGCCTGAAGATCGCCTTCCTGCCGAAGCAGCTGAACAACCCGTACTCGGACGTGCTGGCCGGTGGCGGCGAGGTCGCGGTCGGCGAACTGAAGGGCGAGTACAAACTGGTCGGCCCGAACGACGCGGCCGCGTCCAGCCAGGTCAGCTACATCAACACGCTGATCCAGCAGCAGCAGGACGTGATCGGCATCGCGGCGAACGACCCGAACGCGGTCTGCCCGTCGCTGCAGCAGGCCCGCCAGGCCGGCATCAAGATCGTCTCGTTCGACTCGGACGCGTCGAAGGACTGCCGCGACGTCTTCATCAACCAGGCCACCACGCAGGGCATCGGCGAGAGCCTGGCCAAGATGGCGAACGAGCTGGCCGGCGGCGAGGGCGAGATCGCGATCCTGTCCGCGACGCCGAACGCGACCAACCAGAACGCCTGGATCAAGGTCGTCGAGGAGGAGCTGAAGAAGCCGGAGTACAGCAAGCTGAAGCTGGTCAAGACCGTCTACGGCAACGACGAGGACCAGAAGTCGTTCCAGGAGGCGCAGGGCCTGCTGCAGTCGTACCCGAACCTGAAGGTGATCGTCTCGCCGACCACGGTGGGCATCGCGGCGGCCGCGCGGTACGTCTCCTCCTCCAACTACAAGGGCAAGGTCGCGATCACCGGCCTGGGCCTGCCGAACCAGATGCGGGAGTACGTCAAGGACGGCACCGTCGCCAAGTTCGCGCTCTGGGTCCCGTCCGACATCGGCTACCTGGCCGCGTACGCCGGTGCCGCGCTCGCGTCCGGCCGGATCACCGGCGCGGAGGGCGAGAAGTTCACCGCCGGCAAGCTCGGCGAGTACACCATCGCCAAGGACGGTGAGATCGTGCTCGGCCCGCCGACCGAGTTCACCGCGCAGAACATCGACCAGTTCGACTTCTGA
- a CDS encoding ABC transporter permease has product MSELRGRLASWDSMIIVVTAVVVVAASIGVENFGTSTNFTFLVLDLLPIALIALPMTMIVITGEIDLSVASTLGLTSAIMGDLWNRGLTIETIIPLCVLVGALLGAVNGVLINRLGLPSLAVTIGTLALYRGLALVVLGDAAVADFPWAFTGWVTGTIGGGPVPNVLLVLVVLAVAFGVVLHATPVGRALFAIGANDQAARFSGIDVARTKFWLYVVSGAIAGLAGVLWTLRYSSARADNGAGLELAVVAAVLLGGVSIFGGRGSLWGVLSGVLLLAVLQNALRLQDVSGQALNIVTGVLLIASVLLPNIITGVRDSVHRRRRRTVPLKSS; this is encoded by the coding sequence ATGTCTGAGCTGAGGGGCCGGCTGGCCAGCTGGGACAGCATGATCATTGTGGTCACGGCGGTGGTCGTGGTCGCCGCGAGCATCGGCGTGGAGAACTTCGGCACCAGCACGAACTTCACGTTCCTGGTCCTGGACCTGCTGCCGATCGCGCTGATCGCACTGCCGATGACGATGATCGTGATCACCGGCGAGATCGACCTGAGCGTGGCCAGCACGCTCGGCCTGACCAGCGCGATCATGGGCGACCTGTGGAACCGCGGGCTGACCATCGAGACGATCATCCCGCTCTGCGTGCTGGTCGGCGCGCTGCTCGGCGCCGTCAACGGCGTACTGATCAACCGGCTCGGCCTGCCGTCGCTGGCCGTCACGATCGGCACGCTCGCGCTCTACCGCGGGCTCGCGCTGGTGGTGCTCGGCGACGCCGCGGTGGCGGACTTCCCGTGGGCGTTCACCGGCTGGGTGACCGGCACGATCGGCGGCGGCCCGGTCCCGAACGTGCTGCTCGTCCTGGTCGTGCTCGCGGTCGCGTTCGGGGTGGTGCTGCACGCCACGCCGGTCGGCCGCGCGCTGTTCGCGATCGGCGCGAACGACCAGGCCGCCCGCTTCTCCGGGATCGACGTCGCCCGGACCAAGTTCTGGCTGTACGTGGTGAGCGGCGCGATCGCCGGACTGGCCGGGGTGCTGTGGACGCTGCGCTACTCCAGCGCCCGGGCGGACAACGGCGCCGGGCTGGAACTGGCGGTGGTGGCCGCGGTGCTGCTCGGCGGCGTCTCGATCTTCGGCGGCAGGGGCAGCCTGTGGGGCGTGCTCTCCGGCGTGCTGCTGCTGGCCGTGCTGCAGAACGCGCTGCGCCTGCAGGACGTCTCCGGCCAGGCACTGAACATCGTGACCGGCGTGCTGCTGATCGCGTCGGTCCTGCTCCCCAACATCATCACCGGCGTTCGTGACTCCGTGCACCGGCGGCGCCGCCGAACCGTACCGCTGAAGAGCTCCTGA
- a CDS encoding ABC transporter permease, which produces MTSATVEKTAAPRFANPFKQREMGIVLALVVLVGFTAINQSRFLSAQSVTDILLNTAILAVLASGMAVVVITRHIDLSVGSVLGLSAFTVATVMQQNQGLPMVAALGLGLAIGAVAGVLNGALVHFGNVPALVVTLGTMYAYRGLTYSWAGGQQVTADEVPRHFLHFANSALLGVPWLVLIALVVIAGVGLMMRNYRIGRELYAMGSSPQAAGLAGIRIARNTLVAFVISGALAGLGGVLYASRFGTVDASSGNGYELQVVAAVVVGGVAVFGGSGTIWGAGLGALLLTVIGSALAVLDINQFWQQAIVGALIVLAIGADRLVAVRIARTLRKRDSHV; this is translated from the coding sequence GTGACGTCCGCGACCGTGGAGAAGACGGCGGCCCCGAGGTTCGCCAATCCGTTCAAGCAGCGCGAGATGGGCATCGTGCTCGCGCTGGTGGTGCTGGTCGGCTTCACCGCGATCAACCAGTCCCGCTTCCTGTCCGCGCAGAGCGTCACGGACATCCTGCTCAACACCGCGATCCTGGCCGTGCTCGCGTCCGGCATGGCGGTCGTGGTGATCACCCGGCACATCGACCTGAGCGTCGGCTCGGTCCTGGGGCTGAGCGCGTTCACGGTCGCCACCGTCATGCAGCAGAACCAGGGGCTGCCGATGGTTGCCGCGCTCGGGCTGGGCCTGGCGATCGGTGCGGTGGCCGGCGTGCTCAACGGCGCGCTGGTGCACTTCGGCAACGTGCCGGCGCTGGTGGTCACGCTCGGCACCATGTACGCCTACCGCGGCCTCACCTACTCCTGGGCGGGCGGCCAGCAGGTCACGGCGGACGAGGTGCCCCGGCACTTCCTGCACTTCGCGAACAGCGCGCTCCTCGGCGTACCGTGGCTGGTCCTGATCGCCCTGGTGGTGATCGCCGGGGTCGGCCTGATGATGCGCAACTACCGGATCGGCCGCGAGCTCTACGCGATGGGCTCCAGCCCGCAGGCGGCCGGGCTGGCCGGCATCCGGATCGCGCGCAACACGCTGGTCGCGTTCGTGATCAGCGGTGCGCTGGCCGGGCTCGGCGGCGTGCTCTACGCGTCCCGGTTCGGCACCGTCGACGCCTCCTCCGGCAACGGCTACGAGTTGCAGGTGGTCGCGGCCGTGGTGGTCGGCGGCGTGGCGGTGTTCGGCGGCAGCGGCACGATCTGGGGCGCGGGCCTCGGCGCGCTGTTGCTCACCGTGATCGGCAGTGCGCTCGCGGTGCTGGACATCAACCAGTTCTGGCAGCAGGCCATCGTCGGCGCGCTGATCGTGCTGGCCATCGGCGCGGACCGGCTGGTCGCGGTCCGCATCGCCCGGACGCTTCGGAAGAGGGACTCGCATGTCTGA
- a CDS encoding sugar ABC transporter ATP-binding protein — protein MTTDRSTSSGQALLEVLDVSKSFGAVAAVRGVSFPLHAGEAHALVGENGAGKSTIVKMLAGVHRPDTGTIRVRGDDVSWGSPADAKAAGIAVIYQEPTLFPDLSVAENIAMGNAPLTRLRQIDRKSMRATAQQLFARLGVRIDPDRPARGLSIADQQIVEIAKALSVHAKVLIMDEPTAALSGVEVERLFSVVRSLRDEGAAIMFISHRFEEITALCQRVTIMRDGRHVCTERVEDLTVDDMIRRMVGRDLSTLFPKQDVTAGDVVLTVDGLTRAGVFRDISFEVRAGEIVALAGLVGSGRSEVMQAVFGVDPYDSGTVTFLGGRLKPGNPRAAMTAGMALVPEDRRQQGLVMDLSIERNVTLPRSGALARLGLLFGGAERRAATEWTRRLQTRFGRLSDLVGTLSGGNQQKVVLAKWLATEPKLLIVDEPTRGIDVGTKAEVHRLMSQLAADGMAVVMVSSELPEVLGMADRVLVLREGHLVAELSRAEATEESVMYAAMGQQVTA, from the coding sequence GTGACGACAGATCGAAGCACGTCGTCAGGCCAGGCGTTACTTGAGGTCCTGGACGTCAGCAAGTCCTTCGGCGCGGTGGCCGCCGTGCGGGGCGTCTCCTTCCCGCTGCACGCCGGCGAGGCGCACGCGCTGGTCGGGGAGAACGGCGCCGGCAAGTCCACGATCGTCAAGATGCTGGCCGGCGTGCACCGGCCGGACACCGGCACGATCCGGGTGCGCGGCGACGACGTCTCGTGGGGCTCGCCGGCCGACGCGAAGGCGGCCGGCATCGCCGTCATCTACCAGGAGCCCACGCTCTTCCCGGACCTCTCGGTCGCGGAGAACATCGCGATGGGCAACGCGCCGCTGACCCGGCTGCGGCAGATCGACCGGAAGTCCATGCGGGCCACGGCCCAGCAGTTGTTCGCCCGGCTCGGCGTGCGGATCGACCCGGACCGGCCGGCCCGCGGCCTCTCCATCGCGGACCAGCAGATCGTCGAGATCGCGAAGGCGCTCTCCGTGCACGCCAAGGTCCTGATCATGGACGAGCCGACCGCGGCGCTCTCCGGCGTGGAGGTCGAGCGGCTCTTCTCCGTGGTCCGGTCGCTGCGCGACGAGGGCGCCGCGATCATGTTCATCTCGCACCGGTTCGAGGAGATCACCGCGCTCTGCCAGCGCGTCACGATCATGCGGGACGGCCGGCACGTCTGCACCGAGCGGGTCGAGGACCTGACGGTCGACGACATGATCCGCCGGATGGTCGGCCGTGACCTCTCCACGCTCTTCCCCAAGCAGGACGTGACCGCCGGCGACGTGGTGCTGACCGTCGACGGGCTCACCCGCGCGGGCGTCTTCCGCGACATCAGCTTCGAGGTGCGGGCCGGCGAGATCGTGGCGCTGGCCGGCCTGGTCGGCTCCGGCCGCTCCGAGGTGATGCAGGCGGTGTTCGGCGTCGACCCGTACGACAGCGGCACCGTCACGTTCCTCGGCGGGCGGCTCAAGCCGGGCAACCCGCGCGCCGCGATGACCGCGGGCATGGCGCTGGTCCCGGAGGACCGCCGCCAGCAGGGCCTGGTGATGGACCTGTCGATCGAGCGGAACGTGACGCTCCCCCGCTCCGGCGCGCTCGCCCGGCTCGGCCTGCTGTTCGGCGGCGCGGAACGGCGCGCGGCGACCGAGTGGACGCGACGGCTGCAGACCAGGTTCGGCCGGCTCTCCGACCTGGTCGGCACGCTGTCCGGCGGCAACCAGCAGAAGGTGGTGCTGGCCAAGTGGCTGGCCACCGAGCCGAAGCTGCTGATCGTGGACGAGCCGACCCGCGGCATCGACGTCGGCACCAAGGCCGAGGTGCACCGGCTGATGTCGCAGCTGGCCGCGGACGGCATGGCGGTCGTGATGGTCTCGTCCGAGCTGCCCGAGGTGCTCGGCATGGCCGACCGGGTGCTGGTGCTGCGCGAGGGCCACCTGGTCGCGGAGCTCTCCCGCGCCGAGGCCACCGAGGAGTCCGTGATGTACGCCGCGATGGGACAGCAGGTGACCGCGTGA
- a CDS encoding LacI family DNA-binding transcriptional regulator, whose amino-acid sequence MSQQRARPGSRTPSVKDVAAAADVSLGTVSNVLNRPERVSPATRERVERAMAELGFVRNESARQLRAGTSRTLAYVMLDATNPFFNDVAQGIELAAEDADLSLFICNSNGRAEREEAHLDRLLQQRVQGILITPVNADAPYLDEISRRGIPVVIVDRHRDSGGFCSVGVDDVLGGRIAVEHLIEQGHDRVAFVGGPDSIGQVRERLEGARQIWAEFGRDPGDLVYLPTDAVTVSEGRSAGERLAGIAARRRPTAAFCANDLLALGLLQQAVGAGARVPEDLAIVGFDDIEFAAAAAVPLTSVRQPRQELGRTAAKLLLDEATNPLHRHDQATFIPELVARASTANRS is encoded by the coding sequence GTGAGCCAGCAACGTGCCCGGCCGGGTTCCCGCACGCCCTCGGTCAAGGACGTGGCGGCCGCCGCGGACGTCTCCCTCGGCACCGTCTCCAACGTGCTCAACCGGCCGGAGCGGGTCAGCCCGGCCACCCGGGAGCGGGTCGAGCGGGCCATGGCCGAGCTGGGCTTCGTGCGCAACGAGTCGGCCCGTCAGCTGCGCGCCGGGACCAGCCGCACGCTCGCCTACGTGATGCTGGACGCCACCAACCCGTTCTTCAACGACGTGGCCCAGGGCATCGAGCTGGCCGCGGAGGACGCGGACCTGTCGCTGTTCATCTGCAACAGCAACGGCCGTGCCGAGCGCGAGGAGGCGCACCTCGACCGCCTGCTCCAGCAGCGCGTGCAGGGCATCCTGATCACGCCGGTCAACGCGGACGCGCCGTACCTGGACGAGATATCCCGCCGCGGCATCCCGGTGGTGATCGTCGACCGGCACCGCGACTCCGGCGGCTTCTGCTCGGTCGGCGTCGACGACGTGCTCGGCGGGCGCATCGCGGTCGAGCACCTGATCGAGCAGGGCCACGACCGGGTCGCGTTCGTCGGCGGTCCCGACTCGATCGGCCAGGTGCGCGAGCGGCTGGAGGGCGCCCGGCAGATCTGGGCCGAGTTCGGCCGCGACCCCGGCGACCTGGTCTACCTGCCCACCGATGCGGTCACGGTCAGCGAGGGGCGGTCCGCCGGTGAGCGGCTCGCCGGCATCGCGGCCCGGCGCCGGCCCACGGCCGCGTTCTGCGCGAACGATCTGCTGGCGCTGGGCCTGCTGCAGCAGGCCGTGGGCGCGGGCGCGCGGGTGCCGGAGGATCTGGCGATCGTCGGCTTCGACGACATCGAGTTCGCCGCCGCGGCCGCGGTGCCGCTGACCTCGGTGCGCCAGCCGCGCCAGGAGTTGGGCCGCACGGCCGCGAAGCTGCTGCTGGACGAGGCGACGAATCCGTTGCACCGGCACGACCAGGCCACCTTCATCCCCGAGCTGGTCGCCCGCGCGTCCACCGCGAACCGTTCCTGA
- a CDS encoding WxL protein peptidoglycan domain-containing protein, whose protein sequence is MSVSTRRVARAVLAAALAVAVGPAPAGTATATPGGAPGALPAVGWGGGLPAVLPGGALPGGSPAVLPGGSPAVLPGASSGALPAVAPGDGATLTWSVRPTPSPERPDRPNFAWDLEPGQRIEDSIRVRNLGTEPLPLVIYASDAFTTSSGAIDLLRAGTAPTGVGAWTALGTAEITVPAEGFVDVPFVLAVPAGAEAGDHTGGIVTSYRAPGTDGEGRAVVVDRRLGSRMYVRVGGELHPRLDVTGVDVTYRGAPEPWTAGDATVTYTVTNRGNVRLGAEQVIMTAGPFGLLGRQTVPAPMPELLPGNSLTHAIEVAGVWPLLRTTAEVRVRPVPTRQYDVFAPDTPLATGTATAWSIPWPQLLTCLAAGLVAFLATRRRRSRPASSSAAKTI, encoded by the coding sequence ATGTCAGTCAGCACTCGGCGGGTTGCGCGAGCGGTGCTGGCGGCGGCACTCGCCGTCGCCGTCGGTCCTGCCCCGGCCGGCACCGCGACAGCCACGCCGGGCGGTGCGCCCGGCGCGCTGCCGGCGGTGGGGTGGGGTGGCGGGCTGCCGGCGGTGCTGCCGGGCGGTGCGCTGCCGGGCGGTTCACCGGCCGTGCTGCCGGGCGGTTCACCGGCCGTGCTGCCGGGAGCTTCGTCGGGTGCGCTGCCGGCGGTGGCGCCGGGGGACGGGGCGACGCTGACCTGGTCGGTGCGGCCGACGCCGAGCCCGGAACGGCCGGACCGGCCGAACTTCGCCTGGGACCTGGAGCCGGGACAGCGGATCGAGGACAGCATCCGGGTGCGGAACCTCGGCACCGAGCCGCTGCCCCTGGTGATCTACGCCAGCGACGCGTTCACCACGTCCAGCGGCGCCATCGACCTGCTGCGGGCCGGCACCGCGCCCACCGGCGTGGGCGCGTGGACCGCGCTCGGCACGGCGGAGATCACCGTACCGGCGGAGGGTTTCGTCGACGTCCCGTTCGTCCTGGCCGTGCCCGCGGGCGCGGAGGCGGGGGACCACACCGGGGGGATCGTCACGTCCTACCGCGCCCCCGGCACGGACGGCGAGGGCCGGGCGGTCGTGGTCGACCGGCGGCTCGGCTCGCGGATGTACGTCCGGGTCGGTGGTGAGCTGCACCCGCGCCTGGACGTCACCGGGGTCGACGTCACCTATCGGGGCGCTCCGGAGCCGTGGACGGCCGGCGACGCGACGGTCACCTACACCGTCACGAACCGGGGTAACGTGCGGCTCGGTGCGGAGCAGGTGATCATGACCGCCGGGCCGTTCGGGCTGCTCGGCCGCCAGACCGTGCCGGCACCGATGCCGGAACTGCTGCCCGGGAACTCACTGACCCATGCGATCGAGGTCGCCGGAGTGTGGCCGCTTCTCCGGACGACCGCTGAGGTCCGCGTGCGTCCGGTACCGACCCGGCAGTACGACGTCTTCGCGCCGGACACGCCGCTCGCGACCGGCACCGCCACCGCCTGGTCGATCCCGTGGCCGCAGCTGCTCACCTGCCTGGCAGCCGGTCTCGTGGCCTTCCTCGCGACCCGCCGCAGGCGCTCCCGGCCCGCCTCGTCCTCCGCGGCGAAGACCATCTGA